Part of the Sulfurihydrogenibium sp. genome is shown below.
CTTTATAACCCACACGGTTCAGATGTAACTCTTATTATTTAAAGAAAGTCCCAGAGCCGAACCTCCTTTATAACCCACACGGTTCAGATGTAACACAAGCTGGCAAATAATTTAATTGTTATAACTGAATCTTTATAACCCACACGGTTCAGATGTAACCCTCATATACAAATGATAGAAATTTAAAAAAAAGAACTTTATAACCCACACGGTTCAGATGTAACCCGTTAACTTTTAACTCAAAAATAAAATCGCTTACAACCTACTCTATCAATATTCTGATAATCATTATACCAAATTTTTAAAAAACCTGCAAGTTGAAGTTTTTTGCAGCAAACCTCGATATACAGAAAATATATTATTATATTTTATCCTTTAACATCCCATCACAAACCAACCGCTGAAAACCACAAACTCAGAAGCCCGCTGCAAATATCACTGATTAACTTCCCGATCTTGAAAAATTTTAAAATAAAAAATTACAAATTCTCAAAAAATTAAGTATTAAAAATTTCAAAATTAAAAAGTTTAACTCATCAAATACTTACAACTACTCTTCAAAAAATCTCTTTCGAATATTTACTACACAAGCTCAAATCAAACTTCAAAAAATAAAATCACATTACCAATACCTTAGCTTCACTGACTGCTGAATCATCTCACCAAACTATCACAAAATCAAACAAAAATAGCTAAGATATTGATAAACCAATCTCCAACGTCTCACTTCTCACGTCTCACGTTTCACGTAATATAAGCTTGTGCGGGCTAACCTATTCAATTGCCAAGGTACAGTTAAAAAATTAAAAATTATGTAATAAGTATATCAAAAAAATTTTCTATCTGTCAAGCAGATGTAAAGGGTGTTCCAAAATTTTTGTAAATTTACCTTTCCTTGTCATCCCGAGGCCGAAGACCGAAGGATCTCGTTTTTGGTTTTTTGATTTGAAAAAACAGGAGATTCTTCGCTTTGCTCAGAATGACATCTTTAAGGTCAAGATTCTTTGCCGGCTGTAGAATGACGATTTTGATTTTTGAGTTTAATTAATATTGGATAATCAATTAGACAAAAAGGTGAGCTGTGAAGCCCACCATTTGATTTATATTAATAAGTTCTTTCTTGTGGTTGATATTTTGTGATTTTTACTTCAGAGTATTCTACTTTTGGACCCTCCGGTGTGTAGTAAGCTAAGCTGTGTTTTAAGAAATTTTCGTCATCTCTGTTTGGGTAATCTCTTCTTGCGTGAGCACCTCTGCTTTCTTTTCTTAGTACTGCTGTTGTTGCAATAACCTCAGCAAGGTCTAAGAGATATCCAAGCTCTATGTAATTTACAAGAGCTGTATTGAAAATTCTTCCACTGTCACCCGGAGCAAGGAGTTTATATCTTTCTTTTAATTCTTTAATTTTTTCTATAGCTTCAAGCATTGGTTTTTCTTCTCTAAAAATTCCAACTTTATCCCACATTGTTTGAGCAAGCTCAATTCTGATGTTATGTATGTTTTCTTTGCTTTCTTTTTTAAGAAGTTGTTCAATTTCTCTTCTTGCTCTTTCTTCTTCTGCTTTTAAGTTAAAGTTATCTGCTGATTTGCTTCTTGCATACTCAACTGCAGCAGCTCCAGCAGGTTTTCCAAATACTACTAAGTCAAGTAAAGAGTTTCCGCCAAGTCTATTTGCCCCATGAACGGAGACACATGCACATTCACCAACTGCAAACACACCATTGACGCCTGTCATACTTGTTTTATAGTCTCTTACATCAATGCCACCCATAGAGTAGTGAGCTGTTGGTCTAACCGGGATTGGCTCTTCTATTGGGTCAACACCCTCAAAGTCTATACACAACTGTCTAATCTGAGGAAGTCTTGATTTGATTTTTTCAGCTCCAAGATGTCTAAGGTCAAGGTGAACGTATGCCGTCATTCCTTCACCCCAACCTCTACCTTCAAGGATTTCTGTCTCTATAGCTCTTGCGACAAGGTCCCTCGGAGCAAGCTCCATCTTTTGTGGAGCATATCTTGCCATAAATCTTTCACCTTTATTATTGATTAAGTATCCACCTTCACCTCTTGCACCCTCTGTAACAAGTATACCGGTAGACCTTAATCCTGTTGGGTGAAACTGAACAAACTCCATATCTTTAAGCGGAATGCCCGCTCTGTAGCAAATAGCCATTCCATCACCGGTTGAACCTATAGCATTCGTATTTCTTACCCAATAAACTCTTGCATAACCACCTGTTGCAAAGATGATAGCTTTTGCTTTTATTGCATGCACTTCACCATTTCTTATATCTATAGCTATAACACCTTTGGCTTCGTTGTTATCTATGATCAACTCTGTTACAAACCATTCATTTAAAAATTCAACATCATTTTTTAAGCATTGTTCGTATAATGTATGTAAAATTACGTGTCCTGTTTTATCTGCTGCATAGCATGTTCTTGGAAATCCAGCACCACCAAAAGGTCTTTGTGCTATTCTTCCATCCGGCAATCTTGAAAATGGAACTCCTAAGTGCTCTAATTCGTATATTCTTTTTGGAGCTTCATAACACATAAATTCTATAGCGTCTTGGTCTCCAAGATAATCACTACCTTTTACAGTATCAAAAGCATGAACTTCTGGACTATCTGATGGGTCAACGTTTGCAAGAGCAGCATTAATTCCACCTTGGGCTGCACCTGTGTGAGACCTTGTTGGGTAAACTTTTGTAATAACTCCCACTTTAACATCCTTTGCTTTGCTTGCTTCAAGTGCAGCCATTAATCCAGCTCCACCAGCTCCAACTATTAAAACGTCATAGCTTAGCATTTTAGCTCCTCCTGATAAAATAAAACAATGTTTTATTATAAAACAATATAAAAATATTTTCCAGTAGTTCTTATGTAAGATAAAGATAAATATTTGAGCTAAACCAAATAATACTCTCAGAGAAATGAGGGTGTTTCAAAATTTTTGTTAATTTACCTTTCCTCGTCATCCTGAGGCCGTAAGGGATCTTATCTTTTGATTTTTAACTTGAAAAGAAAACATGAGATTTTTTGCTTCGTTCAGAATGACAGTGTGGGTTTTTGAAACAGTTTCCACAAAAAGCTTGACATGTGAAAATTTTTTTGTATATTTATATTAACTTTTTAATTTTTAAAAGTACCTTGGCAATTGAATAGGTTACCC
Proteins encoded:
- the sdhA gene encoding succinate dehydrogenase flavoprotein subunit, which codes for MLSYDVLIVGAGGAGLMAALEASKAKDVKVGVITKVYPTRSHTGAAQGGINAALANVDPSDSPEVHAFDTVKGSDYLGDQDAIEFMCYEAPKRIYELEHLGVPFSRLPDGRIAQRPFGGAGFPRTCYAADKTGHVILHTLYEQCLKNDVEFLNEWFVTELIIDNNEAKGVIAIDIRNGEVHAIKAKAIIFATGGYARVYWVRNTNAIGSTGDGMAICYRAGIPLKDMEFVQFHPTGLRSTGILVTEGARGEGGYLINNKGERFMARYAPQKMELAPRDLVARAIETEILEGRGWGEGMTAYVHLDLRHLGAEKIKSRLPQIRQLCIDFEGVDPIEEPIPVRPTAHYSMGGIDVRDYKTSMTGVNGVFAVGECACVSVHGANRLGGNSLLDLVVFGKPAGAAAVEYARSKSADNFNLKAEEERARREIEQLLKKESKENIHNIRIELAQTMWDKVGIFREEKPMLEAIEKIKELKERYKLLAPGDSGRIFNTALVNYIELGYLLDLAEVIATTAVLRKESRGAHARRDYPNRDDENFLKHSLAYYTPEGPKVEYSEVKITKYQPQERTY